In Fluviispira sanaruensis, a genomic segment contains:
- a CDS encoding ABC-F family ATP-binding cassette domain-containing protein: protein MIQIQHYLAKEITLMILMTCNNIVHSINSTPLLNNISLSLHDTDKTALVGNNGCGKSTLLKLISNLQNPDKGEITWRRNTRLGVIEQFVDDNILDLTILEAVKQNASFNLKESEWELCLLLNKLGFEDDSFGTKVTALSGGWKNRLLLARALAAEPDFLLLDEPTNHMDVATLLFFEDFIRELSIPYLIISHDRELLDSCTTRTLFLRDGNIFDFPYAYSQARQSLFEMDEADKARRKSELKEIDRITASAKQLATWGKVYSNEKFSRRAESMFKRIEKMRVNITENASVDKRKLTIETSESRAKYAVTFEKTNINIMKNNEERKLFSIEKLSIARGDRVVLLGKNGCGKSVFLNKLAEHYYMNLTSNGIRFNPQSNLGYYDQMLGGVSQTESLFNILREISSGSDLNVKQNLIAAGFPIDDHHKTSVELSGGQRARLQILLISTLKPNILLLDEPTNHIDIAGCEALEQELLSTKITVFFSSHDRRFIANVANRFLFIHNGKMFEINNPDEYYAMELAEEEKFVV from the coding sequence ATGATACAAATTCAACATTATTTAGCAAAAGAGATCACTCTCATGATACTAATGACTTGCAACAACATAGTGCATTCTATAAATTCAACACCCCTTTTAAATAATATTTCTCTTTCCCTCCATGACACCGATAAAACAGCTCTCGTAGGGAACAATGGCTGTGGAAAATCCACTTTGTTAAAACTAATTTCGAATTTACAAAATCCCGATAAAGGAGAAATCACTTGGCGCCGTAACACACGCTTGGGTGTTATCGAACAATTTGTCGATGATAATATCCTTGATCTCACTATTCTTGAAGCGGTAAAACAAAACGCCTCATTCAATCTAAAAGAGTCTGAATGGGAACTCTGTCTTCTTCTCAATAAACTTGGCTTTGAAGATGACTCCTTTGGCACAAAGGTAACAGCTTTAAGCGGTGGTTGGAAAAATCGCTTGCTACTCGCAAGAGCGCTTGCTGCAGAACCCGATTTTCTATTACTGGATGAACCGACCAACCATATGGATGTTGCAACTTTACTCTTTTTTGAAGATTTTATTCGCGAATTATCTATTCCATATTTAATTATCAGTCACGATCGAGAACTTCTTGACTCATGTACAACGCGCACACTTTTTTTACGCGATGGTAACATCTTTGATTTCCCATATGCCTATTCACAAGCACGTCAATCTCTCTTTGAAATGGATGAAGCCGATAAAGCACGGAGAAAAAGTGAATTGAAAGAGATTGATCGTATCACTGCGAGTGCGAAACAATTGGCAACCTGGGGCAAGGTTTATAGCAATGAAAAATTCTCACGCAGAGCAGAAAGTATGTTTAAACGGATTGAAAAAATGCGAGTAAATATAACCGAAAATGCAAGTGTCGATAAAAGAAAGTTAACAATCGAAACAAGTGAATCGCGAGCAAAATATGCTGTTACTTTTGAAAAAACAAATATAAATATCATGAAAAATAATGAAGAAAGAAAACTTTTTTCCATTGAAAAATTATCTATTGCCCGGGGCGATCGCGTCGTTTTACTCGGTAAAAATGGCTGTGGAAAAAGTGTCTTTTTAAATAAACTTGCTGAGCACTATTACATGAATCTCACAAGTAATGGGATTCGTTTTAATCCGCAGTCGAATCTGGGTTATTATGATCAAATGCTCGGTGGAGTTTCACAAACGGAGTCACTTTTTAATATTCTGAGAGAAATTTCGAGTGGCTCCGATCTCAATGTGAAACAAAATTTAATCGCTGCGGGTTTCCCAATCGATGATCATCATAAAACTAGTGTAGAACTGAGCGGAGGACAGAGAGCGCGTTTACAGATTTTACTGATTTCAACTTTAAAACCAAATATTCTTCTCCTCGATGAGCCTACCAATCATATAGATATTGCTGGCTGTGAGGCTTTGGAACAGGAACTTCTTTCAACAAAAATAACCGTTTTTTTCTCATCCCACGACAGGCGTTTTATTGCAAATGTAGCAAATCGCTTTTTGTTTATTCACAACGGAAAGATGTTTGAGATAAATAATCCCGATGAATATTATGCTATGGAGCTTGCTGAAGAGGAGAAGTTTGTGGTTTAA
- a CDS encoding ABC transporter permease, with protein MRKINFLKMLRTIIMISFANSIVFRGTFLLRFFVILASLSAYYYFWLFVYRQNSTIANYDFSSFIGYLVGAQIFYSLLQPDDINMSDSIRYGELDKYLLLPSNMILILYLKLLGNRLAYATTIFIPFLLLIIFSSLFFNTHLFRSISLLQILSLGFFCLGGVSLHFLMEITIGLLAFWFEKSDFLFVVKEMIFWILAGLWLPYEFFPSALQTIFQWSPFRYFAYIQATILTGKAHSIAQELILMVFWIIAFIVLTILIMKKGIKKYEAFGS; from the coding sequence ATGCGCAAAATTAACTTTCTTAAAATGTTGCGAACAATAATAATGATTTCTTTTGCCAATAGCATAGTCTTTCGAGGAACTTTTCTTCTTCGTTTTTTTGTAATTTTAGCAAGCCTCTCCGCTTATTATTATTTTTGGCTCTTTGTCTATAGGCAAAATTCTACAATTGCTAATTATGATTTTTCATCTTTTATTGGTTATTTAGTTGGAGCACAAATATTCTATTCGTTATTGCAGCCAGATGATATCAATATGTCTGATTCTATTCGCTATGGTGAATTAGACAAATACCTTCTTTTACCGAGCAATATGATATTAATCTTATATTTGAAACTTTTAGGCAATCGACTTGCTTATGCAACGACCATTTTTATTCCTTTTCTATTATTAATTATTTTTAGTAGCTTATTTTTTAACACTCATCTTTTTAGATCAATAAGCTTATTACAGATCTTATCTCTAGGTTTTTTTTGTCTTGGTGGTGTCAGTCTACATTTTTTAATGGAAATTACGATTGGTCTGCTCGCATTTTGGTTTGAAAAAAGTGATTTTTTGTTTGTTGTAAAAGAAATGATTTTTTGGATTTTGGCAGGCTTATGGCTTCCTTATGAATTCTTTCCATCTGCATTGCAAACAATTTTTCAATGGTCGCCTTTCAGATATTTTGCTTATATTCAAGCAACAATTTTGACTGGCAAAGCTCATTCTATTGCTCAAGAATTAATCCTAATGGTTTTTTGGATCATTGCTTTCATTGTTTTAACAATTTTGATCATGAAAAAAGGAATTAAAAAATATGAAGCTTTTGGTAGCTGA
- a CDS encoding transposase has translation MQDCLLKNITLLFFPLYSPQLNHIERLWSYLKRNHLSFRINEKIDDIVQAGRNSWN, from the coding sequence TTGCAAGATTGTTTGCTGAAGAATATTACTTTGCTCTTTTTTCCTCTCTATAGTCCGCAATTAAATCATATAGAAAGATTGTGGAGTTATTTAAAGAGAAATCATTTGTCTTTTAGAATAAACGAAAAAATAGATGATATTGTTCAAGCTGGGAGAAATTCATGGAATTAA
- a CDS encoding winged helix-turn-helix domain-containing protein yields MQSSQESQAKVVHVEIIKNLIFKNNGKKFSRSSIYSFCKKIGLRKVKPRPVRVKNDPEVIAGCRKNFPKVIEKVKREHPDKKVIQYYQDETRFGQKTITSGIWSPKGVRPEYKIKHCILNSWIYGTINIDTGK; encoded by the coding sequence TTGCAAAGTTCTCAAGAATCTCAAGCAAAAGTTGTTCATGTTGAAATTATTAAAAATCTTATATTTAAGAATAATGGCAAGAAGTTTAGTAGATCTAGCATTTATTCGTTTTGTAAGAAAATAGGTTTAAGAAAAGTCAAACCGAGACCAGTGCGCGTTAAAAATGATCCAGAAGTCATTGCAGGATGCAGAAAAAACTTTCCTAAAGTAATAGAAAAGGTAAAGAGAGAACATCCAGATAAAAAAGTTATTCAATATTACCAAGATGAAACTAGATTTGGGCAAAAGACAATCACGTCAGGAATTTGGAGTCCAAAAGGTGTTCGCCCTGAGTATAAGATTAAACATTGCATTTTAAATTCTTGGATATACGGAACAATAAATATTGATACTGGAAAATGA
- a CDS encoding DUF1028 domain-containing protein has translation MTFSILGYDQENKEFGIATCSAIPCIGEYFAFGDGSAGVVAAQGSCNPYNGLKSIHYLKDGVTPNEIIAKLKQSDELIQKRQIAIISNCGLMACYTGENLGNGVKGHIIGKNFIACGNTLEDLQTLEIMKEAFEKSNEKHLYLKLLHALKMGDSTKADIRGRQSAGLHVYSFKNDYPIIKINIDDDINPVRILEEKVSNFIKSFYKIIPFFPQRDGTQSIPEPDSIEEKIFTEFKKNVRVRNFHI, from the coding sequence ATGACATTCTCAATCTTAGGGTACGACCAAGAAAATAAAGAATTTGGCATAGCCACATGTTCTGCTATTCCATGTATAGGTGAATATTTTGCATTTGGTGATGGCTCAGCAGGCGTTGTAGCAGCGCAAGGATCATGCAATCCCTATAATGGATTAAAATCAATTCATTATTTAAAAGACGGAGTAACTCCAAATGAAATTATCGCTAAATTAAAGCAATCGGATGAACTCATACAAAAAAGACAAATTGCAATAATTTCAAATTGTGGATTAATGGCTTGTTATACAGGAGAGAATCTAGGTAATGGAGTGAAGGGTCATATTATTGGGAAAAATTTTATAGCATGCGGAAATACTTTAGAAGATCTCCAAACTTTAGAAATAATGAAGGAAGCTTTTGAAAAATCAAATGAAAAACACCTTTATTTAAAACTACTTCATGCCCTTAAAATGGGAGACTCAACAAAAGCAGATATTAGAGGTAGACAATCGGCAGGTTTGCATGTTTATTCTTTTAAAAATGATTATCCTATCATTAAGATAAATATTGATGATGATATAAACCCAGTCAGAATTTTGGAAGAGAAAGTTTCGAATTTTATTAAAAGCTTTTATAAAATAATCCCATTTTTTCCTCAAAGAGATGGGACTCAGTCGATACCAGAGCCCGACAGTATAGAAGAAAAAATATTTACTGAATTTAAGAAAAATGTTCGTGTTCGAAATTTCCACATATGA
- a CDS encoding ABC transporter permease: MKLLVADGFRYIRLISTYMRLNLLTALQYRFDFFAGLIINIISSAMIILFYIIVFNHVNELNGWTLDHMMILTGSYLIVNSLYIGLIFHGVSRLPKFILEGQLDQFLTQPISPRLQILLGEIDIGSLLSSLLGIGIVIYYTFKLQIKIDVFLILNYAIAIICSQLFLYRSLYFLMSLAFWMGKIDELRDWFSLLVDFGNRPKFIYPKILHFVFSWLIPIFLVANVPAEIILQKPNPYLHILSFMSLIPIFFLSEFVWHRGLKIYASANK; the protein is encoded by the coding sequence ATGAAGCTTTTGGTAGCTGATGGTTTTAGATATATACGTCTCATTTCAACTTATATGCGCTTAAATCTTCTGACTGCATTGCAATATCGGTTTGATTTTTTTGCTGGTTTAATTATCAATATTATTTCTTCCGCAATGATAATCCTATTTTATATAATAGTTTTTAATCATGTTAACGAGTTAAATGGCTGGACGCTGGATCATATGATGATTCTTACTGGAAGCTATCTCATTGTGAATTCATTGTATATTGGGCTTATATTTCATGGTGTTTCTCGACTTCCTAAATTTATCTTAGAAGGGCAACTCGATCAATTTTTAACCCAACCAATAAGTCCAAGATTACAAATATTATTAGGTGAAATTGATATTGGCAGTTTATTAAGTTCTTTATTAGGAATTGGCATCGTTATTTATTATACTTTTAAATTACAAATTAAAATTGATGTTTTTTTAATTTTAAATTATGCAATTGCTATTATATGTTCTCAATTGTTCTTATATAGATCTCTATATTTCCTTATGTCATTAGCTTTTTGGATGGGTAAAATAGATGAACTGAGAGATTGGTTTTCATTATTGGTTGATTTTGGTAATAGACCCAAATTTATCTACCCGAAGATATTGCATTTTGTTTTTTCGTGGTTGATTCCTATTTTTTTAGTTGCAAACGTACCAGCGGAAATTATTTTACAAAAGCCTAACCCATACTTACATATTTTATCTTTTATGTCGTTAATACCCATTTTTTTTCTAAGTGAGTTTGTATGGCATCGAGGATTAAAAATTTATGCGAGTGCAAATAAATAG
- a CDS encoding leucine-rich repeat domain-containing protein gives MFLKFLKAKKLLFPILLLSCFHSLSYAQTLCETKTEIQEERCLKSISYIDLSNKKLKNIEEYFTANDIDIKSVQPLNLNHNKVEDISYLSNFENLRELRLQDNKISVIPESLGKLTRLKELDLSKNDISDIPESFSQLTNLIVLNLNRNKLKVIPEFFAQLTNLEELYLNGKSRKSFKSNCFGFFGLQHGEITTIPESLTSLAKLRKLDLSHNIISDIPDSFYSFPNLVDLDISHTAVSILPDFLLDESFNINLDFTGTPFGHTLRVSKHIGKVYEEYYIRKTGFLEENYGYGRN, from the coding sequence ATGTTTCTTAAATTTTTAAAAGCAAAGAAATTATTATTCCCAATTCTTTTGCTAAGCTGTTTTCATTCTCTCTCTTACGCGCAAACTCTTTGCGAAACAAAGACTGAAATTCAAGAAGAAAGATGTTTAAAGAGTATTAGCTATATCGACTTATCTAACAAAAAGTTAAAAAATATTGAAGAGTATTTTACTGCGAACGATATTGATATTAAATCTGTTCAACCACTCAATCTTAATCATAATAAAGTGGAAGATATATCGTACTTAAGTAACTTTGAAAATTTACGCGAGCTTAGGTTACAAGATAATAAAATAAGTGTAATCCCTGAATCCTTAGGTAAACTTACCCGGCTGAAAGAGCTTGATTTAAGTAAAAATGATATTTCGGATATTCCAGAATCTTTTTCACAATTGACAAACTTAATTGTTCTCAATTTAAATCGAAATAAACTTAAAGTAATTCCAGAATTTTTTGCGCAATTAACAAATTTAGAAGAGCTGTATTTAAATGGGAAATCGAGAAAATCTTTTAAAAGCAATTGCTTTGGCTTTTTTGGTCTACAACATGGAGAGATCACAACAATCCCAGAGTCATTAACTTCTCTAGCAAAATTGCGTAAACTGGACTTGAGTCACAATATTATCAGCGATATCCCAGATTCATTTTATTCTTTCCCTAACCTCGTCGATCTTGATATCAGCCATACAGCTGTGAGTATTCTGCCAGATTTTCTTCTAGACGAAAGTTTTAATATTAACCTAGATTTTACTGGAACTCCATTTGGGCATACATTAAGAGTGAGTAAGCATATAGGTAAGGTCTATGAAGAGTATTATATAAGAAAAACAGGTTTTCTAGAAGAAAATTATGGTTATGGGAGAAATTAA
- a CDS encoding ABC transporter ATP-binding protein → MIEIKNLTKQFKTFHREEGYFNAIKSIFNRKYFLVDAVKKVSLSIKEGEMVGFIGANGAGKTTTLKMLSGVIHPTSGYCKVMNFIPSKRDHEFLRQIAFIGTQKANLWWDVPAIDSFKINQVIYDIDQRRFKKTVTELSEMLEVDNLLNKPIRQLSLGERMKVEIIGSLIHSPKIIFCDEPTIGLDFISRENLRRFFINYHKNTKATLILTSHYLEDIENLCSRLVIINEGSIVLDKQIEEIYKSYTGENSVKLENLIREYYAQN, encoded by the coding sequence ATGATTGAAATTAAAAATTTAACAAAACAATTTAAAACATTTCATCGAGAAGAAGGGTATTTTAATGCCATTAAATCCATTTTTAATCGTAAATATTTTTTAGTGGATGCTGTAAAAAAAGTGAGTCTATCTATTAAAGAAGGAGAGATGGTTGGATTTATCGGTGCCAATGGCGCAGGAAAAACGACAACTTTGAAAATGCTTTCAGGAGTAATTCACCCAACTTCGGGGTATTGCAAAGTCATGAATTTCATACCGAGTAAACGAGATCATGAGTTTTTAAGACAAATTGCCTTTATAGGCACACAAAAAGCCAATCTTTGGTGGGATGTTCCAGCTATCGATAGTTTCAAGATCAATCAAGTTATATATGATATTGACCAAAGACGATTTAAAAAAACTGTTACAGAATTATCTGAAATGCTGGAAGTTGATAATCTTTTAAATAAACCTATTCGACAACTTTCTTTAGGTGAGCGGATGAAAGTGGAAATCATCGGTTCTCTCATTCATTCGCCTAAAATTATATTTTGTGATGAACCCACGATCGGTTTGGATTTTATATCAAGAGAAAACCTGCGACGATTTTTTATTAATTATCACAAAAATACCAAAGCGACATTAATACTAACGAGTCATTATTTAGAAGATATTGAAAATTTATGCAGCAGACTTGTTATTATTAACGAAGGATCAATTGTCTTGGATAAACAAATTGAAGAAATATATAAGAGTTATACTGGCGAAAATTCAGTAAAACTTGAGAATTTGATTCGGGAATATTATGCGCAAAATTAA
- a CDS encoding BrnT family toxin, which yields MQIASDKEVETWLTNVWNGEFDWDEGNTQKTSKHGVTPEQIETIIQNEMVFLGRIVEPDGVNFGENRYILLGIILDGRGFTLICTIRTEKVRPISCRRMRDNEKRAYEKAKKLQLR from the coding sequence ATGCAAATTGCTTCAGATAAAGAAGTTGAAACGTGGCTTACGAATGTTTGGAATGGAGAGTTTGATTGGGATGAGGGTAATACACAAAAGACCTCAAAACATGGCGTTACTCCTGAGCAAATTGAAACTATAATTCAAAATGAAATGGTTTTCTTAGGTAGAATCGTTGAACCAGACGGTGTCAACTTTGGAGAAAATAGATACATTTTATTAGGTATCATTTTAGATGGAAGAGGATTTACTCTGATTTGCACAATTAGAACTGAAAAAGTAAGGCCAATTTCATGTAGGCGCATGAGAGACAATGAAAAGAGGGCATATGAAAAAGCAAAAAAACTACAACTTAGATGA
- a CDS encoding MFS transporter, whose amino-acid sequence MHKICRWNGFARFLEFILLYLPSFLSRYSIQLMIVALPWLMQARKASMNEISMNFAWFFTGSLVMTFLAAKVLSSLNIKSSLIISIIIVSLLSFASLLIIEPTNIAIIRFLQGGVLAFLRPLSKIWLMEFKAHNLSVQDLATRSSWSQILISVGTILGGWFGARLGMITGGMQELVTFSAILFLTPMLLFIVAFAIYFLAYNEKDKINPSSEKPGKASLTAGFKFFLRMPKLLLALILYLLSLTAFKVLIIAFPFQVRSLMPSFEQLKSLELILVMQPIAFLVGNWLLTQILKYFKTNYSIGIMFICISTTFIALLPWLTIYTSNLFISGFLICFGGGLLSGFIYPLLIYIIGDELNKCELNLKRHIILVTSLVADIGQFFGILLLSLSVFEIMPLHSLCVVLAFTVMAIIFFIITEQKKRLKELNYT is encoded by the coding sequence ATGCATAAAATATGTAGATGGAACGGTTTTGCCCGATTTTTAGAATTTATTTTGCTTTATTTACCTTCATTTTTAAGTCGATATTCTATTCAACTCATGATTGTAGCGTTACCTTGGCTCATGCAGGCACGAAAAGCGAGCATGAATGAAATTAGCATGAACTTCGCTTGGTTTTTTACAGGTTCATTGGTGATGACGTTTTTAGCTGCTAAAGTATTGAGTAGTTTAAATATTAAAAGTTCTCTTATCATTTCAATTATAATTGTAAGTTTACTTTCATTTGCCTCACTCTTAATAATTGAGCCGACAAATATTGCAATCATAAGGTTTTTACAGGGAGGAGTGCTTGCTTTTCTAAGGCCTCTCAGCAAAATATGGCTTATGGAGTTTAAAGCGCACAATCTTTCTGTACAGGATTTAGCGACTCGATCGTCTTGGAGCCAAATCTTAATATCCGTCGGGACTATTCTAGGCGGATGGTTTGGGGCAAGACTCGGAATGATAACAGGAGGTATGCAGGAATTAGTTACATTTTCAGCGATCTTGTTTTTAACTCCCATGCTTCTTTTTATTGTTGCATTTGCAATTTATTTCTTAGCATATAATGAAAAAGATAAGATCAATCCAAGCTCAGAAAAGCCAGGGAAGGCATCACTGACTGCAGGTTTTAAATTCTTCTTGCGCATGCCAAAGCTCTTATTGGCGCTCATTCTTTATCTCTTAAGTTTGACAGCCTTTAAGGTTTTAATAATAGCATTCCCTTTTCAAGTCAGATCGCTCATGCCATCGTTTGAGCAATTAAAGTCTTTAGAGCTTATACTTGTCATGCAACCGATAGCATTTTTAGTCGGAAATTGGTTATTAACTCAAATTTTAAAATACTTTAAAACGAATTATTCGATAGGAATAATGTTTATTTGCATATCAACAACATTTATTGCACTTTTGCCTTGGTTAACTATCTATACAAGTAATTTGTTTATTTCCGGATTTTTAATCTGCTTTGGCGGAGGCCTTCTGTCTGGTTTTATTTATCCGCTTCTTATTTATATCATTGGTGATGAGTTAAATAAGTGCGAATTAAATTTAAAAAGACATATTATTCTTGTGACATCTTTGGTCGCTGATATTGGCCAGTTTTTTGGAATACTATTATTAAGTCTATCTGTGTTTGAAATTATGCCTCTGCATTCTTTATGTGTTGTTCTTGCATTTACTGTAATGGCTATTATCTTTTTCATCATAACTGAGCAGAAAAAAAGATTGAAGGAATTAAATTATACTTAG
- a CDS encoding EamA family transporter, with amino-acid sequence MDAIFYAFVSAMRNTSNSLISTQVLRFKSLSAGSVTLVSLVPAFLISLAWSIQFWNSLTLVILSLMVLKNTLYGVAFYLRFRGLSHLGGFQGSLLAASQPVLVSVLSLGVLGEHLLMKQWFAVALITVALLVPAKFEKGKHSDILNFALVPALLLSIVIVIDRWILVNSLSPLEFFVLDKAILFPVVVLTLVLSGQHQLKWTAPAKLKSSTWFWICSLGLTWGLASYTYGVSLAGEKTALVTMIRNLAFPAAALESALLFGEQLNKSRILSLVLVDSACAIAI; translated from the coding sequence ATGGACGCGATATTTTATGCCTTTGTCTCAGCAATGAGAAACACTTCAAACTCTCTTATAAGCACGCAAGTTCTAAGATTCAAGAGTTTGTCTGCGGGAAGTGTTACTTTAGTGAGTCTTGTTCCAGCTTTTTTGATCTCACTGGCATGGAGCATTCAATTTTGGAATTCTTTAACATTGGTCATTCTTAGCCTGATGGTTTTAAAGAACACGTTGTATGGTGTTGCGTTTTATTTGAGATTTCGTGGACTTTCGCACTTGGGAGGTTTTCAGGGATCGCTGTTGGCCGCAAGTCAGCCCGTTTTAGTGAGTGTTTTGTCGTTAGGTGTTTTAGGTGAACACCTTCTAATGAAACAATGGTTTGCAGTCGCGCTAATAACAGTCGCTTTATTAGTTCCTGCAAAGTTTGAAAAGGGCAAGCATTCTGACATCCTGAATTTCGCTCTTGTTCCGGCTCTCTTGTTATCCATCGTCATAGTGATTGACCGATGGATTTTGGTGAACTCTCTTAGCCCGCTAGAGTTCTTTGTTCTAGATAAAGCTATCCTGTTTCCAGTTGTCGTACTCACACTAGTTTTATCTGGTCAGCACCAACTCAAATGGACAGCTCCAGCAAAATTGAAAAGCTCAACCTGGTTTTGGATATGCTCTCTCGGACTGACTTGGGGATTGGCTTCATACACATATGGGGTGTCGTTAGCGGGAGAAAAAACAGCATTGGTGACCATGATTCGCAACTTAGCTTTCCCAGCGGCAGCTCTAGAAAGTGCTTTGCTATTTGGCGAGCAACTCAATAAATCACGAATCTTGAGTTTAGTTTTAGTTGATTCAGCTTGCGCTATAGCAATTTAG
- a CDS encoding DMT family transporter, translated as MFSIIIVIYKIFVNLRFWYPRIFAINIFNYRSADVVGDILVENINSILLSQLRWTLTAILLLGLYFQRIRNNFKLIKKDFRNIFFLAVFGQVLFSLCLYIGLKSTQPINAAIYLSATPALVLFLNRFVFKDFISRLNIVGVILSSFGVLYLVLNGKITELSQLSKINTGDIWAMASAISWAFYCSFLRIKNKLISGNSFVMISAVIAAIILVPIAGYEVISKSSTVLTFLPTLGNIMGILFLVIFSSWLSYLFWSKGIAAIGATRGEIFTHLVPLSAAIFSILFLNQQMHSYHYISAIFIVLGIILCSRKN; from the coding sequence ATATTTTCAATTATTATAGTTATTTATAAAATTTTTGTAAATTTACGGTTTTGGTATCCTAGAATATTTGCAATTAATATTTTTAATTATAGGAGTGCAGATGTTGTAGGAGACATTTTAGTTGAAAATATTAACTCAATTTTATTAAGTCAATTAAGATGGACATTAACAGCAATTCTACTTCTTGGTCTTTACTTTCAAAGAATTCGAAATAATTTTAAATTAATAAAAAAAGATTTTCGAAATATCTTCTTTTTAGCAGTCTTTGGTCAAGTTTTATTTTCGTTATGTTTATACATAGGCCTTAAATCCACACAACCAATTAATGCTGCTATTTATCTGTCTGCAACTCCTGCATTAGTGTTATTTCTAAATCGTTTTGTTTTTAAAGACTTTATTTCAAGATTGAATATTGTTGGAGTCATTTTAAGTTCATTTGGTGTTTTATACCTTGTTCTAAACGGAAAAATTACCGAACTATCCCAGCTTTCAAAAATTAATACAGGCGATATTTGGGCAATGGCTTCAGCAATCAGTTGGGCTTTCTATTGCTCATTTTTAAGAATAAAAAATAAACTGATTTCTGGTAATAGTTTTGTCATGATTTCAGCAGTTATAGCAGCAATTATACTCGTTCCTATCGCAGGTTATGAAGTGATTTCAAAAAGTTCAACTGTATTGACCTTTTTGCCAACATTGGGAAACATTATGGGGATACTATTTCTGGTCATTTTCTCATCCTGGCTTTCATATCTTTTCTGGAGTAAAGGAATTGCAGCAATAGGTGCAACTCGAGGTGAAATATTCACTCACTTAGTACCATTATCAGCGGCGATTTTCAGTATTTTGTTTTTAAATCAACAAATGCACTCATATCATTACATAAGTGCGATATTTATTGTGTTGGGGATAATTTTATGCTCACGCAAGAATTAA